A region from the Solibacillus sp. FSL H8-0523 genome encodes:
- a CDS encoding DNA topoisomerase, with translation MPKALLIAEKPSLMRDIEKVYKKMNLPITIEFASFVGHVVELKEPHEYKPEWKKWNLDLLPMMPERYEFRVKKTAASVYKNIADQLKHGRYDFVINACDAGMEGENIFYAFYKKANCKLPVKRFWTSQTTEPAIRDALNNLIDENDLLIKNLRNAAMYRMIFDWLVGLNLTRAATVKGGRTIKVGRVMTPTLAIVVQRELEIRNFVPQPYFQIELDLGGFKALWFDPKTKSNKIETLEQAQVIMQGLTQEVTVADVKTERKTIFAPSLHSLLELQKEANKFFGMTSAETLKVAQSLYETKKLITYPRTESKHLPTNFAKTIDRNLTAIQSMPQYSELTTSILQDKSRVQKIQYSKKYVDDKKLTDHHAITVTDVKLGSKKLTPYEDKIYQLIVKRLLAIFMDPYVVDKTQMTFTCGGEHFKATGNVVIDEGYTVLYNAHKKKQVESNLPALAVGEKRSVKDAKVLSKVTEPPARYTDSTLLDAMFHAGRFVEDKALQEVLKDAEGIGTSATRAEILEKLVAVGMLTRDGKSFAATQFGMDVIDSMKHHDIVSPVLTAVWSKKLKDIVDGTLSSRQFYEDMQRYIIDSTANFKAIDMEVAEKEVVVVGVCKKCGGKVIEGFKGYQCTTKGCKFFISKVLMRAKITPNDARKLLAGKETREIRFTWKSGKKGKAKLKLEDDQLQFVFANPKQ, from the coding sequence ATGCCAAAAGCATTGCTCATTGCTGAGAAACCTTCACTCATGCGTGATATTGAAAAAGTATATAAAAAAATGAATCTACCAATAACAATTGAATTTGCGAGCTTCGTAGGCCATGTAGTAGAGCTAAAGGAGCCGCATGAATATAAGCCGGAGTGGAAGAAGTGGAATCTTGATTTACTTCCGATGATGCCGGAGCGCTACGAATTCCGTGTGAAGAAAACGGCAGCGAGTGTGTACAAAAATATCGCCGATCAGCTAAAGCATGGGCGCTATGATTTTGTCATTAATGCGTGTGATGCCGGAATGGAAGGAGAAAATATTTTTTACGCGTTTTACAAAAAGGCGAACTGTAAGCTACCGGTAAAGCGTTTTTGGACGTCACAAACAACAGAACCGGCAATTAGGGATGCATTAAATAATTTAATCGATGAAAACGATCTTTTGATTAAAAACTTACGCAATGCGGCGATGTACCGCATGATTTTTGATTGGCTTGTCGGATTAAATCTAACGCGCGCGGCAACGGTCAAAGGGGGGCGCACGATTAAGGTTGGACGTGTTATGACCCCAACACTTGCGATTGTGGTGCAGCGTGAGCTTGAAATCCGAAATTTCGTCCCGCAGCCTTATTTTCAAATTGAGCTCGATTTAGGGGGCTTTAAGGCGTTGTGGTTTGACCCGAAAACAAAGTCCAATAAAATCGAGACACTTGAACAAGCACAGGTCATTATGCAGGGCTTAACACAGGAAGTGACAGTGGCGGATGTGAAGACCGAGCGTAAAACAATTTTTGCACCGAGCTTGCACTCATTACTTGAATTACAAAAAGAAGCGAATAAGTTTTTCGGGATGACCTCAGCCGAAACGCTAAAGGTTGCGCAAAGCCTGTACGAGACGAAGAAGTTAATTACGTACCCCCGTACAGAATCGAAGCATCTACCAACAAACTTCGCCAAAACGATTGACCGTAATTTAACAGCGATTCAGTCGATGCCGCAATATTCCGAGCTTACAACATCGATTTTACAGGACAAGAGCCGTGTGCAAAAAATCCAGTATTCCAAAAAATACGTAGATGATAAAAAGCTCACGGACCATCACGCAATTACGGTGACTGATGTGAAGTTAGGTAGCAAGAAGCTAACACCGTATGAGGATAAAATCTATCAGCTCATCGTAAAAAGGTTACTGGCGATTTTCATGGACCCGTATGTAGTGGATAAAACGCAAATGACCTTCACATGTGGGGGCGAGCATTTTAAAGCAACGGGCAATGTAGTCATTGATGAGGGCTATACCGTGCTCTATAATGCCCACAAAAAGAAGCAGGTGGAAAGTAATCTCCCGGCACTTGCAGTAGGCGAAAAGCGTAGCGTAAAGGACGCAAAGGTGCTGTCAAAAGTGACCGAGCCACCTGCACGTTATACGGATAGTACGTTACTGGATGCGATGTTTCACGCGGGGCGCTTTGTGGAAGATAAGGCGCTGCAGGAAGTGTTAAAGGACGCAGAGGGGATCGGGACGTCGGCAACTCGCGCGGAAATTTTAGAAAAGCTTGTTGCGGTTGGGATGTTAACGCGTGACGGGAAATCGTTTGCCGCAACACAGTTTGGTATGGATGTCATTGATAGTATGAAGCACCATGACATTGTATCGCCGGTATTAACAGCAGTGTGGAGTAAAAAGCTCAAGGATATTGTCGATGGTACGCTAAGTTCTCGTCAGTTTTACGAGGATATGCAACGCTATATTATTGACTCGACCGCAAACTTTAAAGCCATTGACATGGAAGTGGCAGAAAAGGAAGTTGTTGTAGTCGGGGTTTGTAAAAAATGCGGTGGAAAAGTAATTGAAGGCTTTAAAGGCTATCAATGCACGACAAAGGGCTGTAAGTTTTTCATTTCGAAAGTGCTAATGAGAGCAAAAATTACGCCAAATGATGCAAGAAAGCTACTCGCAGGGAAAGAAACGCGCGAAATTCGTTTTACGTGGAAAAGTGGGAAAAAAGGTAAGGCTAAGCTAAAGCTTGAAGACGATCAGCTTCAATTTGTCTTTGCCAATCCGAAACAATAG
- a CDS encoding aspartate kinase has protein sequence MIVCKFGGTSVASAEQIKKVANIVKSNPERKIVAVSAPGKRSGDDIKVTDLLIDLADTALAGGDVASKIDVVVNRYRAITDGLGLDNTMTDIIAADLRERVQADRSNTDLFIDSIKASGEDNNAKVIASYFNSIGLAAKYVSPKEGLVVNDLPERTFALPEAYKNLSKLKDTEEIIVFPGFFGYTKAGVLRTFDRGGSDITGSILASAVGAELYENFTDVDCVFAANPKVVNDPVDIKEITYREMRELSYAGFSVFHDEALMPVYKQGIPVNIKNTNNPGAPGTRILPTRSETNRPVTGISADGGFSILYVSKYLMNREVGFGRKLLQIVEEENISYEHTPSGLDDISVIMRSNQLTPEKEARIISRVKSELCADDVQFSHEFSMIVIVGEGMRHNTGLAARAATAISNTGANIEMINQGSSEVSLVFGVRSEFEDQILKGLYEEFFAKIPVA, from the coding sequence ATGATAGTATGTAAATTTGGCGGCACATCTGTCGCAAGTGCAGAACAAATCAAAAAAGTAGCAAATATTGTGAAATCTAATCCTGAAAGAAAGATTGTCGCTGTTTCTGCTCCAGGCAAACGTTCAGGTGACGATATTAAGGTGACGGATTTATTAATCGATTTAGCGGACACGGCACTAGCTGGCGGAGATGTGGCATCAAAAATTGATGTAGTCGTAAATCGTTATCGAGCGATTACAGACGGACTTGGCTTAGACAATACAATGACGGACATTATCGCAGCGGATTTACGCGAACGTGTACAGGCAGATCGTTCAAATACAGATTTATTCATTGATAGTATTAAAGCAAGTGGTGAGGATAACAACGCAAAAGTCATCGCAAGCTACTTCAATTCTATTGGGTTAGCTGCGAAATACGTAAGTCCAAAAGAGGGGCTTGTCGTAAATGATTTACCAGAGCGTACATTCGCATTACCTGAAGCGTATAAAAATTTAAGTAAATTAAAAGATACAGAAGAGATTATTGTTTTCCCAGGTTTCTTTGGCTATACAAAAGCAGGTGTTTTACGCACATTCGACCGTGGGGGCTCAGACATTACGGGCTCAATTTTAGCGTCTGCAGTAGGTGCAGAGCTTTATGAAAACTTTACGGATGTGGACTGTGTATTCGCAGCGAACCCAAAAGTAGTCAATGATCCAGTAGATATTAAAGAAATTACATACCGTGAAATGCGTGAATTATCGTATGCGGGCTTCTCGGTATTCCATGATGAAGCATTAATGCCAGTTTACAAACAAGGTATTCCTGTAAACATTAAAAATACGAACAATCCAGGAGCACCAGGTACGCGAATTTTACCAACGCGTTCAGAAACAAATCGTCCCGTAACAGGGATTTCGGCAGACGGTGGCTTTTCAATCCTATACGTGTCGAAATACTTAATGAACCGTGAAGTGGGCTTTGGTCGCAAGCTTTTACAAATCGTAGAAGAAGAGAACATTTCTTACGAACATACACCATCTGGCTTAGATGATATTTCAGTGATTATGCGTTCGAATCAGTTAACACCTGAAAAAGAGGCACGTATTATTTCACGTGTAAAATCAGAGTTATGCGCGGACGATGTACAATTTAGCCATGAGTTCTCGATGATTGTCATTGTTGGCGAAGGCATGCGTCATAACACAGGCTTAGCAGCGCGTGCAGCAACAGCAATTTCAAATACAGGTGCGAATATTGAGATGATTAATCAAGGTTCTTCAGAGGTTAGCTTAGTATTTGGCGTACGTTCTGAATTTGAGGACCAAATTTTAAAAGGTTTATACGAGGAGTTTTTTGCGAAAATTCCAGTTGCTTGA
- a CDS encoding DsbA family oxidoreductase — protein sequence MKIEIFSDFSCPFCYIGKTKLFSAIKELQLTENVEIEYKAYQLKPDASKLETLNYKEVMHERFNGNMAKMQEAIDAVHAHANEAGLTYNVDEIKIANTENAHRLAKLAANYKAADAFTERLMNGYFSHGFNLNDTTALVGICAELGIPIDEAQRVIDEQLFSDELAQDRYDAMQMQITSVPFMVFENAYGIKGVEPHEIYVKTLKQAQQIANKRLAVIESDAACGADGCDI from the coding sequence ATGAAAATCGAAATCTTCTCGGATTTTAGCTGTCCATTTTGCTATATTGGTAAAACAAAGTTATTTTCAGCAATAAAAGAGTTACAATTAACCGAAAATGTGGAAATTGAATATAAAGCCTATCAATTAAAACCAGATGCCTCAAAACTAGAAACGTTGAACTACAAGGAAGTCATGCACGAGCGCTTTAATGGAAACATGGCCAAAATGCAAGAGGCGATTGACGCGGTGCATGCCCACGCAAACGAAGCAGGGCTCACATACAATGTCGATGAAATTAAAATCGCTAATACCGAAAATGCGCACCGTCTAGCAAAGTTAGCGGCGAACTATAAGGCGGCCGATGCCTTCACGGAGCGTTTGATGAATGGCTATTTCTCACATGGCTTTAATTTAAATGACACGACGGCGTTAGTTGGGATCTGCGCCGAACTTGGTATCCCAATCGATGAAGCACAGCGCGTTATTGACGAGCAACTTTTTAGCGATGAGCTTGCACAAGACCGCTATGACGCGATGCAGATGCAAATTACAAGTGTGCCATTTATGGTATTTGAAAATGCGTATGGTATTAAAGGTGTGGAACCGCACGAAATTTATGTGAAAACATTAAAGCAAGCACAGCAAATCGCGAATAAGCGTCTAGCTGTTATTGAAAGTGACGCCGCTTGTGGTGCGGACGGTTGTGACATTTAG
- a CDS encoding glycerophosphodiester phosphodiesterase: MRLERIKRVIKLIFRNLYYYRVDYIRNFAILRLVQAFAVLPLITLLISLTMDITGVQTITENSIMAILTHPFAIFGILLILLIGILFIYYEIGFLMLMAYHQQRAIPYTWKGLWKRLNQKVVYFISIQTLLIVVYSLLLIPLISSILPISLLQNLQIPRFIVDELLSSRDGTILYVAVIAVLGFIGLRFIFSWPFFVVYQWMSIWEAMKLSWQFSKKKLIETLGMLGFILVVHVSLLLASLVVVFIPLLVIEKVIPSWSLVTAGFTLTLAQGVILVFFFILQIIFSQLLVMVSFQLTHDKPLIVQEESFRLTIRQWSLLIMIYAFFLVSGINIVNLEKTVYEPDTLVIAHRGFMERGVENTISSIEASAKAGAEMVEIDIQQTKDGQFVVFHDATLSRLAGKSGTVSDMTLDELVGVTVSAGGLSDTIPSLEQVLEVSRQLKIKLLIEIKTHGKETDDFLQRFVTLLDDVEALDVHYVQSLDLPVMAELEALEPRVITGLVFAIAYGTLPKTDADFIAVEQSFATGRIQDQIHAANKKLFVWTVNEERGLQRYYEQNIDGIITNHPDVANEIRVTFDEKKNFVRRILNKIQIIY, from the coding sequence GTGCGCTTGGAACGTATAAAGCGTGTCATTAAACTAATTTTTCGGAATTTATATTATTACCGAGTTGACTATATTCGTAACTTTGCCATTTTACGACTTGTGCAGGCCTTTGCTGTGTTACCGCTTATTACGCTATTAATCTCGTTAACGATGGATATTACCGGTGTACAAACTATTACCGAAAATAGCATCATGGCTATACTTACACATCCATTTGCGATTTTTGGCATTCTGTTAATCTTGCTAATCGGGATTTTGTTTATCTACTATGAAATAGGTTTTTTAATGCTGATGGCGTATCATCAGCAGCGGGCGATTCCATATACATGGAAGGGCTTATGGAAGCGGCTGAATCAGAAGGTTGTCTATTTTATAAGCATTCAGACGTTACTCATTGTAGTGTATTCGCTGTTACTAATTCCGCTGATTTCATCGATTTTGCCAATCTCACTACTGCAAAACTTGCAAATTCCGCGCTTTATAGTAGATGAATTATTAAGTTCACGAGATGGCACGATTTTATATGTAGCGGTGATTGCCGTACTTGGGTTTATCGGGTTGCGCTTTATTTTTTCATGGCCATTTTTTGTCGTGTATCAGTGGATGTCGATTTGGGAAGCAATGAAGCTGAGCTGGCAGTTTTCTAAAAAGAAACTAATCGAAACGCTTGGCATGCTAGGTTTTATTTTAGTTGTGCATGTGTCCTTGCTACTGGCATCGCTCGTTGTGGTGTTTATTCCATTACTTGTCATTGAAAAAGTGATCCCGAGCTGGAGCTTGGTAACGGCTGGTTTTACTTTAACGCTTGCACAAGGTGTCATTTTGGTATTTTTCTTTATTTTGCAAATCATTTTCTCACAGCTTCTTGTGATGGTGTCGTTTCAGCTGACACATGATAAACCACTGATCGTACAGGAAGAATCGTTTCGCTTAACGATTCGCCAGTGGTCGCTATTGATTATGATTTATGCGTTTTTCCTTGTGAGCGGTATTAATATTGTGAATTTGGAGAAGACGGTATATGAGCCTGATACGCTCGTCATTGCGCACCGTGGCTTTATGGAGCGGGGCGTTGAAAATACGATTAGTTCCATTGAAGCGTCAGCAAAAGCAGGTGCGGAAATGGTAGAGATAGATATTCAGCAAACGAAGGACGGGCAGTTTGTTGTATTTCATGATGCCACGTTATCACGTCTTGCGGGTAAGTCAGGCACCGTGTCGGATATGACGCTGGATGAACTAGTCGGTGTAACGGTATCAGCGGGCGGTCTTAGTGACACAATTCCGTCATTAGAGCAAGTACTTGAAGTGAGTAGGCAACTCAAGATAAAATTGTTAATTGAGATTAAAACACATGGTAAGGAAACGGATGATTTTTTACAGCGTTTTGTCACATTACTCGATGATGTTGAAGCGCTCGATGTCCATTATGTCCAGTCGCTTGATTTACCAGTAATGGCAGAGCTTGAAGCATTAGAGCCGCGCGTTATTACAGGGCTAGTGTTTGCGATTGCGTATGGCACGCTGCCAAAAACAGATGCGGATTTTATCGCGGTTGAGCAGTCCTTTGCTACAGGACGTATTCAAGATCAAATTCACGCAGCGAATAAGAAGTTGTTTGTGTGGACGGTCAATGAGGAGCGCGGCTTGCAACGCTATTATGAGCAAAATATCGACGGCATTATTACCAATCATCCAGATGTGGCGAACGAAATTCGCGTGACGTTTGATGAGAAGAAAAATTTCGTACGCCGTATTCTCAACAAAATTCAAATTATTTATTAA
- a CDS encoding peptide ABC transporter ATPase codes for MQTFTYQALGNIKSTAPQAIFNAAGEQVLLVERVYDNGLKKLLDGYFDYRYFLKYRVTANDGAPLFEAKKIFRRGKVWFEGKDLVTGDKFIVNYENWRIGVPELFITGPNFKMKIDKEMDDWSNFTVDDQIIARWLAMYEEATDTFRLALELSEDAPIQNTAFYIAIAQAALFIGV; via the coding sequence ATGCAAACTTTTACGTATCAAGCACTTGGTAACATTAAATCAACAGCGCCACAAGCAATTTTTAATGCGGCAGGCGAACAAGTGCTGCTAGTTGAGCGCGTTTACGATAATGGCTTAAAAAAGCTACTCGATGGCTATTTCGATTACCGCTATTTTTTAAAATACCGCGTCACGGCAAATGACGGCGCACCATTATTTGAAGCGAAGAAAATTTTCCGTCGCGGCAAGGTATGGTTTGAGGGCAAGGATTTAGTAACGGGTGATAAATTCATCGTCAATTACGAAAATTGGCGTATTGGTGTGCCCGAGCTATTTATAACAGGGCCCAATTTTAAAATGAAAATCGATAAGGAAATGGATGACTGGTCGAATTTTACCGTGGATGATCAGATCATCGCACGCTGGCTGGCGATGTATGAGGAGGCAACAGATACGTTTCGATTAGCACTCGAACTTTCAGAAGACGCGCCGATTCAAAATACCGCTTTTTACATCGCGATTGCCCAGGCGGCATTATTTATCGGAGTTTAG
- a CDS encoding thymidylate synthase yields the protein MNVVFVLTETAEEVLHMVSNDVAGLLAAVKGDNVSFPFGTYQYDSHTLDHYLVEDGTYQQELVVYLKPEQKKGETVLPLPNADNPIF from the coding sequence ATGAACGTAGTATTTGTATTAACAGAAACAGCAGAAGAAGTGCTGCATATGGTATCAAACGACGTAGCAGGCTTACTTGCTGCGGTCAAAGGTGATAATGTGTCGTTCCCATTTGGCACGTATCAATACGACAGCCACACATTAGATCACTATTTAGTAGAAGACGGCACGTACCAGCAGGAACTAGTTGTGTACTTAAAGCCCGAGCAAAAAAAGGGAGAGACGGTCTTACCGTTGCCAAACGCAGATAATCCGATTTTTTAA
- a CDS encoding Na/Pi symporter encodes MLTIFGGIGLFLLGMTMLTNGLKEIAGDALKKWLNKFTKGRISAVISGAAMTMLVQSSTATTLLTIGFVSAGLLTFIQSIGVIIGANIGSTSTGWIISLIGFKISLQTMALPIIGVGVFMSLIAPNDVKKFGNVLAGFGLLFLGIDMLQQGMGSAQDLIAFDKIPADSIVSIFLLIVIGLVMTVIMQASSAAMAATLTALFAGAIDFEQAAYLVIGQNIGTTATALFAAIGASVAAKRTAMTHLMFNLITAIIVTVVFSYFVRATEWITIAISGNFDETLGLAIFHTLFSVVGALIFIPLMGPFANLLIKMVPERENALTRNLDESLIEMPSVAIDVSFKTMRDIMLELTKAQQLLMQSKKVTVDYEKKMLEVEEALHITRKFLDGILVTSKLDRTKLISVLHTLDHLHRLIKVLREQQKVEALYLQEKLMQDWQELLTTIEDKLTEDDRLLDIAIILEHTSQEMAEARRNKRNQYFERSVSNETQLDLAVSKVDALLWIDRLIYHYWRATARMAEFQSINED; translated from the coding sequence ATGCTCACAATTTTTGGTGGGATAGGTTTGTTTTTACTTGGGATGACCATGTTAACAAACGGGCTGAAGGAAATTGCCGGGGATGCTTTAAAAAAATGGCTGAACAAGTTTACGAAAGGCCGTATTAGTGCAGTTATTTCCGGTGCTGCGATGACGATGCTTGTGCAATCATCGACGGCAACGACATTATTAACAATTGGCTTTGTTAGTGCAGGTTTACTTACGTTTATCCAATCCATCGGGGTCATTATCGGTGCCAACATTGGTAGTACGAGTACAGGATGGATTATTTCGTTAATTGGTTTCAAAATTAGCCTACAAACGATGGCATTACCGATTATTGGTGTCGGGGTGTTTATGTCACTCATTGCACCGAATGATGTGAAAAAATTTGGTAATGTGTTAGCAGGCTTTGGTTTACTATTTTTAGGGATTGACATGTTACAGCAAGGGATGGGCTCTGCACAAGATTTAATTGCGTTTGATAAAATCCCGGCAGACTCGATTGTTTCGATTTTCTTACTTATTGTCATTGGACTTGTGATGACCGTGATTATGCAGGCATCAAGCGCAGCGATGGCAGCAACGTTAACAGCATTATTCGCAGGCGCAATCGATTTTGAACAAGCGGCTTATTTAGTCATTGGGCAAAATATTGGTACAACGGCAACGGCATTATTTGCAGCAATTGGTGCGTCGGTCGCAGCAAAGCGTACCGCGATGACCCATTTAATGTTTAACTTGATAACGGCGATTATTGTCACGGTCGTATTCTCGTACTTTGTGCGTGCAACCGAGTGGATTACGATTGCCATTTCAGGTAACTTCGATGAAACGCTAGGCTTAGCAATTTTCCATACATTGTTTAGTGTAGTAGGGGCGCTAATTTTCATTCCATTAATGGGGCCATTTGCGAATTTACTTATAAAGATGGTACCGGAGCGTGAAAATGCATTAACACGTAATTTAGACGAGAGCTTAATCGAAATGCCGTCTGTGGCGATTGATGTGTCGTTTAAAACGATGCGTGATATTATGCTGGAGCTCACAAAGGCGCAGCAGCTTCTGATGCAGTCGAAAAAAGTTACGGTGGATTACGAAAAGAAAATGCTTGAAGTCGAAGAAGCGCTTCATATAACACGTAAGTTTTTAGATGGTATTTTAGTAACCTCTAAGCTCGACCGCACGAAGTTAATATCAGTTTTACATACACTCGATCATTTACACCGCTTGATTAAAGTGCTGCGCGAGCAACAAAAAGTCGAGGCACTTTACTTACAAGAGAAGTTGATGCAAGATTGGCAGGAGCTTTTAACTACAATTGAAGATAAGTTAACAGAAGATGATCGCTTACTCGACATTGCGATTATTTTAGAGCATACGTCTCAGGAAATGGCGGAAGCGCGTCGTAATAAGCGAAATCAATATTTCGAGCGTTCTGTATCGAATGAAACACAGCTCGATTTAGCCGTATCAAAAGTCGATGCGCTTTTGTGGATTGACCGTTTAATCTACCACTACTGGCGTGCAACTGCGCGAATGGCGGAGTTCCAATCGATTAACGAAGACTAA
- a CDS encoding YcdB/YcdC domain-containing protein, translating to MKKWTSVLSMSAVALSLFAGGAVADANSTPPVNEERQQIFVAITDEKITKEKLISKLKSTLPEMFNSFSNSDFNMSTMSHHYADDLTTRYELSYTKMINNKMTSGSITFIGDTLDIESISMYPNSSKDALFPGKITEKQAKTIATDFVKKVSGSSDFMIASEVPSYYSTRIITEPITYTYTFVKTEKNIPIQDQGIYVSVLGDGNVQYYTQYSMQPKRQVFEDTANVIAKDAAVEKLQDEMKLTLQYAYDYMSYSAKPKVSLVYVPATNFNGLHAKTGKWHNYLGETTQTKMKPISPIVTEQLQQEKPLTMDEAKERAKKLVEARSNGEKFTIDSAYEHEYNGTSVVSISYSYHMKNSSHSTSIEFNKNTGELTNYYDLSDSLPYLDAPEDTTPRLAEDKVIAIALDFVKEFAPASVHEYSKPIHEISYNEDDKTHNVAFPRIKNGLVVNGDTISVSINNKGELKSYYRNHLMIEEWPDLATAIPLNEAQKKFNAALGAKLVYSAVQKEEDKYELLYVPTINDEQLYQMDAVTGEFLTAYGALKKETITHKTAEKELNYLIQAGAIDVKSAKDFNADKAISQGDALKTIVKSIGYFYEGYSYNYGQNPTSTFELIPVDHPYYAVVESAYRLGIIRADDQLAIDRNVTKEQVAVWFIRALGLEQAAKQKDIYNVKFADVADITPANVGYVALSSALELQKLSQNNFQPKKEVTYADLAVSIIDLAYAIADKQNTSY from the coding sequence ATGAAAAAATGGACGAGTGTGCTTAGTATGTCTGCTGTGGCGTTAAGTTTGTTCGCAGGAGGGGCTGTAGCGGATGCCAATTCAACGCCACCTGTAAACGAAGAGCGCCAACAAATTTTTGTTGCCATTACCGATGAAAAAATTACAAAAGAAAAGCTTATTAGTAAATTAAAATCAACATTACCAGAAATGTTTAATTCATTTAGTAATAGTGATTTCAATATGTCTACAATGAGTCATCACTATGCAGATGATTTAACGACACGCTATGAGCTATCATACACAAAAATGATTAATAATAAAATGACATCAGGCAGTATTACGTTTATTGGAGATACACTGGACATTGAATCGATTTCAATGTATCCAAATTCTTCGAAGGATGCATTATTTCCTGGGAAAATAACGGAGAAGCAAGCGAAAACGATTGCGACTGATTTTGTGAAGAAGGTATCAGGCTCATCGGACTTTATGATAGCGAGTGAAGTGCCAAGTTATTATTCAACACGTATTATTACAGAGCCGATTACTTACACGTATACATTTGTGAAAACAGAAAAAAATATTCCGATTCAAGATCAAGGTATTTATGTGAGCGTACTAGGCGATGGCAATGTGCAGTATTATACACAGTACAGCATGCAGCCTAAGCGCCAGGTGTTTGAGGATACAGCGAATGTAATAGCAAAAGATGCGGCCGTAGAAAAATTACAAGACGAAATGAAGCTAACGTTGCAATATGCGTATGACTACATGTCGTATAGCGCGAAACCAAAAGTAAGCCTGGTGTACGTACCAGCAACGAACTTTAATGGACTCCATGCAAAAACAGGGAAATGGCATAATTATTTAGGCGAAACAACACAAACTAAAATGAAGCCAATAAGCCCAATTGTAACCGAACAGCTTCAGCAAGAAAAGCCACTGACAATGGATGAAGCAAAAGAGCGCGCGAAGAAATTAGTGGAAGCACGTTCAAATGGAGAGAAATTTACGATTGATTCGGCCTATGAGCATGAATATAACGGTACAAGCGTTGTTAGTATTTCGTATTCTTACCATATGAAAAATTCATCGCACAGTACATCGATTGAATTTAATAAAAATACTGGTGAGCTAACGAATTACTATGATTTATCGGATTCGTTGCCGTACCTAGATGCGCCTGAGGATACGACGCCTCGCCTAGCAGAAGACAAAGTTATAGCGATCGCGCTCGATTTTGTGAAAGAGTTTGCGCCAGCGTCGGTACACGAATATTCAAAGCCAATTCACGAAATTTCGTACAATGAGGATGATAAAACACATAACGTAGCATTCCCACGCATTAAAAACGGACTTGTTGTAAATGGTGACACTATTTCTGTAAGCATCAACAATAAGGGGGAGTTAAAATCCTACTACCGAAATCATCTAATGATTGAAGAGTGGCCGGATCTCGCGACGGCGATTCCACTTAATGAAGCACAAAAGAAGTTTAATGCCGCATTAGGTGCCAAGCTTGTCTACAGTGCTGTCCAAAAAGAAGAGGACAAATACGAATTGTTATATGTTCCAACGATTAACGACGAGCAGTTATATCAAATGGATGCAGTAACCGGTGAATTTTTAACAGCATATGGTGCACTGAAAAAAGAAACGATTACACATAAAACTGCTGAAAAAGAATTAAATTACTTAATTCAAGCAGGCGCAATTGATGTGAAAAGTGCAAAAGACTTCAATGCAGATAAAGCTATTTCACAAGGCGATGCATTAAAAACAATCGTCAAGTCAATTGGCTATTTCTACGAGGGATACTCGTATAATTACGGTCAAAATCCAACGAGCACGTTTGAGCTAATACCTGTGGATCATCCGTATTATGCAGTTGTCGAGTCGGCATATCGTCTAGGCATTATTCGTGCAGATGATCAGCTTGCCATCGATCGAAATGTGACAAAAGAGCAGGTAGCTGTATGGTTTATCCGTGCGTTAGGCTTAGAGCAAGCTGCAAAACAAAAAGACATTTATAACGTGAAGTTTGCGGATGTAGCTGATATTACACCGGCGAATGTTGGCTATGTTGCCTTATCAAGCGCACTGGAATTACAAAAATTATCACAAAATAATTTCCAACCTAAGAAGGAAGTCACTTATGCGGATTTAGCTGTATCAATTATTGATTTAGCATACGCAATTGCAGACAAGCAAAATACAAGCTATTAA